A genomic window from Ascaphus truei isolate aAscTru1 chromosome 1, aAscTru1.hap1, whole genome shotgun sequence includes:
- the LOC142469909 gene encoding uncharacterized protein LOC142469909 isoform X1 has translation MLLLYIVAPEGHVSPEREQVSSPGSASSTHLEEHDEEDYDDDDDDDDDDDDDDDAAAAAAIDTQIQASDHEEVPIETVLPPKRPANTTYDAIVASEGKIVEAENRRHSDLMTVLERMIALQEETVSQLAHLHRVFIEVPKQLQKINTSFEALVVQQTQANYWRMTNVPQFNTSQAGSVHAGQFSPHSSDIHSPGPNVTGQVADIAVQVPDDILPLPSVQIQQQTPTKEATKTKQDTHETDQPSLVQCVPTCSHVSVGTSPVREQSLPKSPVGESLPKSPVGESLPKSPVGESLPKSPVGESLPKSPVGESLPKSPVGESLATSPVGESLATSPVGEQSLPKSPVGESLPKSPVGESLPKSPVGESLPKSPVGESLATSPAREVPEATQSGSVVPKVGGKRKRKIQETTSRPVTRSQKEQKK, from the exons atgttattgttatatatagttgcccctgaaggacatgtgtcacctgagagggaacaagtgtcttcacctgggtcagccagctcaacacacctagaag aacatgatgaagaggattatgatgatgatgatgatgatgatgatgatgatgatgatgatgatgatgccgccgccgccgccgccatagacacacaaatacaagcaagtgaccatgaagaggttccaattgaaactgttttaccgccaaaacgtccagcaaataccacatatgatgcaattgtagcttctgagggaaaaattgtggaagcagaaaatcgtcgccattctgacctgatgacagtgctggaaaggatgattgcactgcaggaagaaacagtttcacaattggcacatctccacagagtcttcattgaagtgcctaaacagttgcaaaaaatcaacacctcattcgaagcattagttgttcagcaaacacaagctaattactggagaatgactaatgtaccacaattcaacacctcacaggcaggatctgttcatgcaggtcagttttcaccacattcatctgatattcattcaccaggcccaaatgttaccggtcaagtagcagacattgctgtgcaggttcctgatgacatcctaccgctgccatctgtacaaattcagcagcagacacctacaaaggaggcgacaaaaacaaaacaagacacacatgaaacagaccaaccatcacttgtgcagtgtgtaccaacttgctcacatgtgtcagtgggcacaagccctgtccgtgaacagtcactacccaaaagccctgtaggtgagtcactgcccaaaagccctgtaggtgaatcgctgcccaaaagccctgtaggtgaatcgctgcccaaaagccctgtaggtgaatcactgcccaaaagccctgtaggtgaatcactgcccaaaagccctgtaggtgagtcactggccacaagccctgtaggtgagtcactggccacaagccctgtaggtgaacagtcactacccaaaagccctgtaggtgagtcactgcccaaaagccctgtaggtgaatcactgcccaaaagccctgtaggtgaatcactgcccaaaagccctgtaggtgagtcactggccacaagccctgcccgtgaagtgccagaggccactcaaagtggctctgttgtgcctaaagttggtggcaaaagaaaaaggaaaattcaagagacaacaagcaggcctgttactcgctcgcaaaaggaacaaaaaaaataa
- the LOC142469909 gene encoding uncharacterized protein LOC142469909 isoform X2 produces MLLLYIVAPEGHVSPEREQVSSPGSASSTHLEEHDEEDYDDDDDDDDDDDDDDDAAAAAAIDTQIQASDHEEVPIETVLPPKRPANTTYDAIVASEGKIVEAENRRHSDLMTVLERMIALQEETVSQLAHLHRVFIEVPKQLQKINTSFEALVVQQTQANYWRMTNVPQFNTSQAGSVHAGQFSPHSSDIHSPGPNVTGQVADIAVQVPDDILPLPSVQIQQQTPTKEATKTKQDTHETDQPSLVQCVPTCSHVSVGTSPVREQSLPKSPVGESLPKSPVGESLPKSPVGESLATSPAREVPEATQSGSVVPKVGGKRKRKIQETTSRPVTRSQKEQKK; encoded by the exons atgttattgttatatatagttgcccctgaaggacatgtgtcacctgagagggaacaagtgtcttcacctgggtcagccagctcaacacacctagaag aacatgatgaagaggattatgatgatgatgatgatgatgatgatgatgatgatgatgatgatgatgccgccgccgccgccgccatagacacacaaatacaagcaagtgaccatgaagaggttccaattgaaactgttttaccgccaaaacgtccagcaaataccacatatgatgcaattgtagcttctgagggaaaaattgtggaagcagaaaatcgtcgccattctgacctgatgacagtgctggaaaggatgattgcactgcaggaagaaacagtttcacaattggcacatctccacagagtcttcattgaagtgcctaaacagttgcaaaaaatcaacacctcattcgaagcattagttgttcagcaaacacaagctaattactggagaatgactaatgtaccacaattcaacacctcacaggcaggatctgttcatgcaggtcagttttcaccacattcatctgatattcattcaccaggcccaaatgttaccggtcaagtagcagacattgctgtgcaggttcctgatgacatcctaccgctgccatctgtacaaattcagcagcagacacctacaaaggaggcgacaaaaacaaaacaagacacacatgaaacagaccaaccatcacttgtgcagtgtgtaccaacttgctcacatgtgtcagtgggcacaagccctgtccgtgaacagtcactacccaaaagccctgtaggtgagtcactgcccaaaagccctgtag gtgaatcactgcccaaaagccctgtaggtgagtcactggccacaagccctgcccgtgaagtgccagaggccactcaaagtggctctgttgtgcctaaagttggtggcaaaagaaaaaggaaaattcaagagacaacaagcaggcctgttactcgctcgcaaaaggaacaaaaaaaataa